The Magnolia sinica isolate HGM2019 chromosome 9, MsV1, whole genome shotgun sequence genome contains a region encoding:
- the LOC131255964 gene encoding disease resistance protein RGA5-like isoform X1, producing MKQKIVMKVSMNDPKSRSKAMKTAVSIQGVISATLEGSDKEQLVVVGEGVDSVVLTTLLRKKMGFTELVSVAVVDEKKKEEETKPKGETVVLPSYSPYQYSWSQPLYAYEDPNRDNCCIM from the exons ATGAAG CAAAAAATCGTGATGAAAGTCTCTATGAATGATCCAAAGAGCCGGTCCAAGGCCATGAAAACTGCAGTCAGCATACAAG GTGTTATATCTGCTACGTTGGAGGGCAGCGATAAGGAACAGCTTGTAGTGGTTGGTGAGGGAGTCGACTCGGTCGTGTTAACAACCCTGCTTAGAAAGAAGATGGGATTCACAGAGCTCGTTAGCGTTGCAGTCGTCgatgagaagaagaaagaggaggagacAAAGCCGAAGGGTGAAACGGTGGTTCTGCCCTCTTATTCACCCTACCAATACAGCTGGTCACAACCACTATATGCGTACGAAGACCCAAACCGGGATAATTGTTGCATCATGTGA
- the LOC131255964 gene encoding disease resistance protein RGA5-like isoform X2, with protein sequence MKVSMNDPKSRSKAMKTAVSIQGVISATLEGSDKEQLVVVGEGVDSVVLTTLLRKKMGFTELVSVAVVDEKKKEEETKPKGETVVLPSYSPYQYSWSQPLYAYEDPNRDNCCIM encoded by the exons ATGAAAGTCTCTATGAATGATCCAAAGAGCCGGTCCAAGGCCATGAAAACTGCAGTCAGCATACAAG GTGTTATATCTGCTACGTTGGAGGGCAGCGATAAGGAACAGCTTGTAGTGGTTGGTGAGGGAGTCGACTCGGTCGTGTTAACAACCCTGCTTAGAAAGAAGATGGGATTCACAGAGCTCGTTAGCGTTGCAGTCGTCgatgagaagaagaaagaggaggagacAAAGCCGAAGGGTGAAACGGTGGTTCTGCCCTCTTATTCACCCTACCAATACAGCTGGTCACAACCACTATATGCGTACGAAGACCCAAACCGGGATAATTGTTGCATCATGTGA
- the LOC131255963 gene encoding disease resistance protein Pik-1-like: MKQKIVMKVPMNDPKSRSKAMKTAVSIQGVISATLEGSNKEQLVVVGEGVDSVVLTTLLRKKMGFTELVSVAVVDEKKKEEETKPKSETVVLPSYSPYQYSWSQPLYVYEDPNRDNCCIM, translated from the exons ATGAAG CAAAAAATTGTGATGAAAGTCCCGATGAATGATCCAAAGAGCCGGTCCAAGGCCATGAAAACTGCAGTCAGCATACAAG GTGTTATATCTGCTACGTTGGAGGGCAGCAATAAGGAACAGCTTGTAGTGGTTGGTGAGGGAGTCGACTCGGTCGTGTTGACAACCCTGCTTAGAAAGAAGATGGGATTCACAGAGCTCGTTAGCGTTGCAGTGGTCgatgagaagaagaaagaggaggagacAAAGCCGAAGAGTGAAACGGTGGTTCTGCCCTCTTATTCACCCTACCAATACAGCTGGTCACAACCCCTATATGTGTACGAAGACCCAAACCGGGATAATTGTTGCATCATGTGA